From the genome of Odocoileus virginianus isolate 20LAN1187 ecotype Illinois chromosome 16, Ovbor_1.2, whole genome shotgun sequence, one region includes:
- the NGRN gene encoding neugrin isoform X1, with protein MELNTWKTSESEEGYSEEEESEECVKGEAAIPSNVFQQALSKADYNTFRNRVPLYTVAKNIPKKFVTPAEPDVLEVGRRKRRQKQSALKRQKKAIRFQKIRRQMEASGAPPRTLTWEAMEQIRYLHREFAESWSVPRLAEGFDVSIDVIRRVLKSKFVPTLEQKLKQDQKVLKKIGLARLLPELPGPGDSSKLLSADPSVSGSFLMPGDEASSKGDGHSTALKAIELNTQSTNIPTRQTERNKGVQEEGKNFVPVAAGHPTGTCRGARGIDSDGLPSDKKLEELKAGDQIFSNRVMQRGREFFDSNGNFLYRI; from the exons ATGGAGCTGAATACCTGGAAGACCAGTGAATCAGAGGAAGGCTACAGTGAAGAAGAGGAATCTGAGGAGTGTGTAAAAGGGGAAGCTGCCATCCCTTCTAATGTCTTTCAGCAGGCACTCTCAAAGGCTGACTACAATACATTTAGGAACAGAGTTCCTTTATACACTGTAGCCAAgaatataccaaagaaattcgTAACCCCAGCTGAGCCAGATGTCTTAgaagttgggaggagaaagagaaggcagaaacAGAG CGCCCTGAAGCGACAGAAAAAAGCCATTCGGTTCCAGAAAATTCGGAGGCAAATGGAGGCGTCAGGTGCCCCGCCCAGGACCCTGACGTGGGAAGCCATGGAGCAGATCCG GTATTTACACAGGGAATTTGCAGAGTCTTGGTCAGTTCCCAGATTGGCTGAAGGCTTTGATGTCAGCATCGATGTGATCCGAAgggttttaaaaagcaaatttgtaCCCACACTGGAACAGAAACTAAAGCAGGATCAGAAAGTCCTTAAGAAAATCGGACTTGCTCGTTTGCTCCCGGAGCTCCCAGGCCCTGGAGATTCCTCCAAACTGCTTTCTGCAGACCCGTCTGTATCAGGTTCTTTTCTGATGCCTGGAGATGAAGCCTCATCCAAAGGCGATGGTCACAGCACAGCTTTGAAAGCGATTGAATTGAACACTCAGAGTACAAATATACCAACGAGACAGACGGAAAGGAATAAAGGAGtccaggaggaggggaagaacTTTGTGCCTGTTGCTGCAGGTCACCCTACCGGCACTTGTAGGGGCGCCAGAGGAATTGACAGTGATGGATTACCCAGTGACAAGAAGCTGGAAGAGCTGAAGGCAGGTGACCAGATCTTCAGCAACAGAGTCATGCAGAGGGGACGAGAGTTCTTTGACAGTAATGGGAACTTCCTGTACAGAATCTGA
- the GDPGP1 gene encoding GDP-D-glucose phosphorylase 1: MAIPHASNETSYLLPPNKEDWEGHGIPDFVYGQEELMMEGVQWPRGALSLLNTPPLSHFDSALCSAWRQRMELGLFRYPLGALPTQTLPGTVGFVAQLNVERGVQRRRPQNIKSVRQEFDPEQFNFNQIRPGEVLFRLHRKRDCLGTVQQEDILVVINVSPLEWGHVLLVPEPARGLPQRLLPGALRAGVEAVLLSSHPGFRVGFNSLGGLASVNHLHLHGYYLAHRLPVEGAPSEPLDPRGRLHVLQALPAPGFLFYTSRPGPDLEALVSRVCRATDYLTDCDIAHNLFVTRGAPPGKTSSSSALSGVRVILWPRKPSFGIKEGEAFNVALCELAGHLPVKTAQDFSSLTEAAALALIRECLLPPARAEDVRAALVALIGQEEQ; this comes from the coding sequence ATGGCTATTCCACATGCTTCAAATGAGACTTCCTATTTGCTGCCTCCAAACAAGGAGGACTGGGAAGGGCATGGCATTCCTGACTTTGTCTATGGGCAGGAGGAACTCATGATGGAAGGGGTTCAGTGGCCAAGGGGCGCACTCAGCCTCCTGAACACGCCACCACTGTCTCACTTTGACTCTGCCCTCTGCTCAGCCTGGAGGCAGCGGATGGAGCTGGGGCTTTTCCGCTACCCCCTGGGAGCGCTGCCAACCCAAACCCTGCCTGGGACCGTGggttttgtggctcagctgaacGTGGAGCGAGGTGTGCAGAGAAGGCGCCCCCAGAACATCAAGAGCGTGAGGCAGGAGTTTGACCCTGAACAGTTTAACTTCAACCAGATCCGGCCGGGAGAGGTCCTTTTCCGTCTGCACCGGAAGCGGGATTGCCTCGGCACTGTCCAGCAAGAGGACATCCTGGTGGTGATCAACGTCAGCCCCTTGGAGTGGGGCCACGTGCTGCTGGTGCCCGAACCCGCCCGAGGGCTCCCCCAGCGCCTGCTGCCCGGGGCACTGCGGGCCGGGGTCGAGGCTGTGCTGCTGAGCTCACACCCAGGCTTCCGCGTGGGCTTCAACAGCCTGGGCGGCCTGGCCTCGGTGAACCACCTCCACCTGCATGGCTACTACCTGGCCCACCGGCTGCCCGTGGAGGGGGCCCCCAGTGAACCCCTGGACCCTCGGGGTCGTCTGCATGTGCTCCAGGCCCTCCCAGCTCCGGGCTTCCTCTTTTACACCAGTAGGCCAGGGCCTGACTTGGAAGCCTTGGTAAGCAGGGTGTGTCGGGCCACTGACTACCTGACCGACTGTGACATTGCGCATAATTTGTTTGTCACCCGGGGGGCCCCACCTGGAAAGACATCATCTTCCTCAGCTCTCTCGGGAGTCCGGGTCATTCTGTGGCCCCGGAAGCCCAGCTTTGGGATAAAGGAAGGTGAGGCATTCAACGTTGCCCTCTGTGAACTGGCTGGGCACCTCCCGGTCAAAACGGCCCAGGACTTCAGCAGCCTCACCGAGGCGGCAGCTCTGGCCCTCATCAGAGAATGTCTGCTGCCCCCAGCCCGGGCAGAAGACGTGCGGGCGGCGCTGGTGGCCTTGATAGGCCAGGAGGAACAATAA
- the NGRN gene encoding neugrin isoform X2, whose protein sequence is MAFSLKVFLGGRVCAAVARCGFATRGVTIPGSISREPDPDFDWEPEERELQEVESALKRQKKAIRFQKIRRQMEASGAPPRTLTWEAMEQIRYLHREFAESWSVPRLAEGFDVSIDVIRRVLKSKFVPTLEQKLKQDQKVLKKIGLARLLPELPGPGDSSKLLSADPSVSGSFLMPGDEASSKGDGHSTALKAIELNTQSTNIPTRQTERNKGVQEEGKNFVPVAAGHPTGTCRGARGIDSDGLPSDKKLEELKAGDQIFSNRVMQRGREFFDSNGNFLYRI, encoded by the exons ATGGCGTTTTCCCTGAAGGTTTTCCTGGGCGGCCGTGTCTGCGCAGCTGTCGCTCGCTGTGGGTTTGCTACCCGGGGGGTGACCATCCCGGGCTCTATCAGCCGAGAACCGGATCCCGATTTCGACTGGGAACCGGAGGAGCGAGAACTGCAGGAGGTGGAGAG CGCCCTGAAGCGACAGAAAAAAGCCATTCGGTTCCAGAAAATTCGGAGGCAAATGGAGGCGTCAGGTGCCCCGCCCAGGACCCTGACGTGGGAAGCCATGGAGCAGATCCG GTATTTACACAGGGAATTTGCAGAGTCTTGGTCAGTTCCCAGATTGGCTGAAGGCTTTGATGTCAGCATCGATGTGATCCGAAgggttttaaaaagcaaatttgtaCCCACACTGGAACAGAAACTAAAGCAGGATCAGAAAGTCCTTAAGAAAATCGGACTTGCTCGTTTGCTCCCGGAGCTCCCAGGCCCTGGAGATTCCTCCAAACTGCTTTCTGCAGACCCGTCTGTATCAGGTTCTTTTCTGATGCCTGGAGATGAAGCCTCATCCAAAGGCGATGGTCACAGCACAGCTTTGAAAGCGATTGAATTGAACACTCAGAGTACAAATATACCAACGAGACAGACGGAAAGGAATAAAGGAGtccaggaggaggggaagaacTTTGTGCCTGTTGCTGCAGGTCACCCTACCGGCACTTGTAGGGGCGCCAGAGGAATTGACAGTGATGGATTACCCAGTGACAAGAAGCTGGAAGAGCTGAAGGCAGGTGACCAGATCTTCAGCAACAGAGTCATGCAGAGGGGACGAGAGTTCTTTGACAGTAATGGGAACTTCCTGTACAGAATCTGA
- the CIB1 gene encoding calcium and integrin-binding protein 1, with protein MGGSGSRLSKELLAEYQDLTFLTKQEILLAHRRFCELLPQEQRSVEESLQARVSLEQILSLPELKANPFKERICKVFSTSPSRDSLSFEDFLDLLSVFSDTATPDIKSHYAFRIFDFDDDGTLNREDLSQLVNCLTGESEDTRLSASEMKQLIDNILEESDIDRDGTINLSEFQHVISRSPDFASSFKIVL; from the exons ATGGGGGGTTCGGGCAGTCGCCTGTCCAAGGAGCTGCTGGCCGAGTACCAG GACTTGACGTTCCTGACCAAACAGGAGATCCTTCT AGCCCACAGACGGTTCTGTGAGCTGCTTCCCCAGGAGCAGCGGAGTGTGGAGGAGTCACTGCAGGCTCGGGTGTCCTTGGAGCAGATCCTCAGCCTTCCAGAGCTCAAG GCTAACCCCTTCAAGGAGCGAATCTGCAAGGTCTTCTCCACTTCCCCGAGCAGAGACAGCCTGAGCTTCGAGGACTTCTTGGATCTCCTCAGTGTGTTCAGTGACACAGCCACCCCAGACATCAAGTCCCACTACGCCTTCCGCATCTTCG ACTTTGATGATGATGGAACCTTAAACAGAGAAGACCTGAGCCAGCTCGTGAACTGCCTCACAGGAGAGAGCGAAGACACACGGCTCAGTGCTTCAGAGATGAAGCAGCTCATCGACAAC ATCCTAGAGGAGTCCGACATTGATAGGGATGGGACCATCAACCTCTCCGAGTTCCAGCATGTCATCTCCCGCTCACCAGATTTTGCCAG TTCCTTTAAGATTGTCCTGTGA